A DNA window from Mastomys coucha isolate ucsf_1 unplaced genomic scaffold, UCSF_Mcou_1 pScaffold21, whole genome shotgun sequence contains the following coding sequences:
- the LOC116101214 gene encoding renal glandular kallikrein-like: MKARDQTPWTNFKSSCQGQSSYYYIWLGKNNIKENEPSAQIRIVSKAIPHPDFNFTNKMDLSNDLMLLHLSEPAEITDVVKPLDLPTEEPTVGSRCLASGWGSITPKEEYKFPDDLQCVYLKLMPNEICAKGLTMKVTDTMLCAGEMDGSKDTCGGDSGGPLICDGVLQGITSFGPKPCAKPKVPAVYTKLIIYKSWIKDTMANNP; this comes from the exons ATGAAGGCGAGGGACCAGACACCATGGACCAACTTTAAGTCTTCCTGCCAGGGACAGAGCAG CTACTACTATATATGGCTGggcaaaaacaacataaaagaaaatgaaccctCTGCTCAGATCCGAATTGTCAGCAAAGCCATCCCTCACCCTGACTTCAACTTTACTAACAAGATGGACCTCAGCAATGACCTGATGCTGCTCCACCTCAGCGAGCCTGCTGAAATCACAGATGTTGTGAAGCCCCTCGACCTCCCCACTGAGGAGCCCACTGTGGGGAGCAGATGCCTTGCCTCAGGCTGGGGCAGCATTACACCCAAAGAGGAGT ACAAATTCCCAGATGATCTCCAGTGTGTGTACCTCAAGCTCATGCCCAATGAGATCTGCGCCAAAGGACTCACAATGAAGGTGACAGACACCATGCTGTGTGCAGGAGAGATGGATGGAAGCAAAGACACTTGCGGG GGTGACTCAGGAGGCCCACTGATCTGTGATGGTGTTCTCCAAGGGATCACATCATTTGGGCCGAAACCATGTGCTAAACCCAAAGTCCCAGCAGTATACACCAAACTTATTATTTACAaatcctggataaaagacactaTGGCGAATAACCCCTGA
- the LOC116102109 gene encoding renal glandular kallikrein-like isoform X1 yields the protein MRFLILFLALSLGVIDAAPPVQNLVVGGFNCEKNSQPWNVIVLTFTEDEIFICSGVLLDLNWVLTAAHCYNDSSQYELWLGKNNLMEEEPSAQHRLVSKAIPHPGFNFSNMIDRSNDLMLLRLSEPAEITDVVKPLDLPTEEPTVGSRCLASGWGSITPKEEFEYPDDLQCVYLKLMPNEVCAKGLKKKLTGTMLCAGDMDGGKDTCKGDSGGPLICDGVLQGITSFGPSPCAKPHVPSIYTKLIKFNAWIKDIMANNP from the exons ATGAGGTTCCTGATCCTGTTCCTTGCCCTGTCCCTAGGAGTGATTG ATGCTGCGCCTCCTGTCCAGAATCTGGTTGTTGGAGGATTTAACTGTGAGAAGAACTCCCAACCTTGGAATGTGATTGTGTTGACCTTCACTGaagatgaaatatttatatgcagTGGTGTCCTGTTGGACCTCAACTGGGTTCTCACGGCTGCCCACTGCTATAATGA CAGCTCTCAG TACGAGTTATGGCTAGGCAAAAACAACCTAATGGAGGAAGAACCCTCTGCTCAGCACCGGCTTGTCAGCAAAGCCATCCCTCACCCTGGCTTCAACTTTAGTAACATGATAGACCGCAGCAATGACCTGATGCTCCTCCGTCTCAGCGAGCCTGCTGAAATCACAGATGTTGTGAAGCCCCTCGACCTCCCCACTGAGGAGCCCACTGTGGGGAGCAGATGCCTTGCCTCAGGCTGGGGCAGCATTACACCCAAAGAGGAGT TCGAATACCCAGATGATCTCCAGTGTGTGTACCTCAAGCTCATGCCCAATGAGGTCTGTGCCAAAGGACTCAAAAAGAAGTTGACAGGCACAATGCTGTGTGCAGGAGACATGGATGGAGGCAAAGACACTTGCAAG GGTGACTCAGGAGGCCCACTGATCTGTGATGGTGTTCTCCAAGGGATCACATCATTTGGGCCAAGTCCATGTGCTAAACCACATGTCCCATCAATATACACCAAACTTATTAAGTTCAATGCCTGGATAAAGGACATTATGGCGAATAACCCCTGA
- the LOC116102109 gene encoding renal glandular kallikrein-like isoform X2, which yields MRFLILFLALSLGVIDAAPPVQNLVVGGFNCEKNSQPWNVIVLTFTEDEIFICSGVLLDLNWVLTAAHCYNDKYELWLGKNNLMEEEPSAQHRLVSKAIPHPGFNFSNMIDRSNDLMLLRLSEPAEITDVVKPLDLPTEEPTVGSRCLASGWGSITPKEEFEYPDDLQCVYLKLMPNEVCAKGLKKKLTGTMLCAGDMDGGKDTCKGDSGGPLICDGVLQGITSFGPSPCAKPHVPSIYTKLIKFNAWIKDIMANNP from the exons ATGAGGTTCCTGATCCTGTTCCTTGCCCTGTCCCTAGGAGTGATTG ATGCTGCGCCTCCTGTCCAGAATCTGGTTGTTGGAGGATTTAACTGTGAGAAGAACTCCCAACCTTGGAATGTGATTGTGTTGACCTTCACTGaagatgaaatatttatatgcagTGGTGTCCTGTTGGACCTCAACTGGGTTCTCACGGCTGCCCACTGCTATAATGA CAAGTACGAGTTATGGCTAGGCAAAAACAACCTAATGGAGGAAGAACCCTCTGCTCAGCACCGGCTTGTCAGCAAAGCCATCCCTCACCCTGGCTTCAACTTTAGTAACATGATAGACCGCAGCAATGACCTGATGCTCCTCCGTCTCAGCGAGCCTGCTGAAATCACAGATGTTGTGAAGCCCCTCGACCTCCCCACTGAGGAGCCCACTGTGGGGAGCAGATGCCTTGCCTCAGGCTGGGGCAGCATTACACCCAAAGAGGAGT TCGAATACCCAGATGATCTCCAGTGTGTGTACCTCAAGCTCATGCCCAATGAGGTCTGTGCCAAAGGACTCAAAAAGAAGTTGACAGGCACAATGCTGTGTGCAGGAGACATGGATGGAGGCAAAGACACTTGCAAG GGTGACTCAGGAGGCCCACTGATCTGTGATGGTGTTCTCCAAGGGATCACATCATTTGGGCCAAGTCCATGTGCTAAACCACATGTCCCATCAATATACACCAAACTTATTAAGTTCAATGCCTGGATAAAGGACATTATGGCGAATAACCCCTGA